A region of Streptomyces sp. TG1A-60 DNA encodes the following proteins:
- the rpoZ gene encoding DNA-directed RNA polymerase subunit omega, which yields MSSSISAPEGIINPPIDELLEATDSKYSLVIYAAKRARQINAYYSQLGEGLLEYVGPLVDTHVHEKPLSIALREINAGLLTSEAVEGPA from the coding sequence GTGTCCTCTTCCATCTCCGCGCCCGAGGGCATCATCAACCCGCCGATCGACGAGCTCCTCGAGGCCACCGACTCGAAGTACAGCCTCGTGATCTACGCGGCCAAGCGTGCCCGCCAGATCAACGCGTACTACTCGCAGCTCGGCGAAGGTCTCCTTGAATACGTCGGTCCGCTCGTGGACACCCACGTGCACGAGAAGCCGCTCTCGATCGCCCTGCGCGAGATCAACGCGGGTCTGCTGACGTCCGAGGCCGTCGAGGGCCCCGCATAA
- the coaBC gene encoding bifunctional phosphopantothenoylcysteine decarboxylase/phosphopantothenate--cysteine ligase CoaBC, whose product MGKPKVVLGVSGGIAAYKACELLRRLTESGHDVRVVPTDSALHFVGAATWSALSGNPVSTEVWESVHEVPHVRIGQEADLVVVAPATADMLARAAHGLADDLLTNTLLTARCPVVFAPAMHTEMWEHPATQENVATLRRRGALVIDPAVGRLTGADTGRGRLPDPGEIFEVCRRVLARGVTEPDLVGRHVVVTAGGTREPLDPVRFLGNRSSGKQGYALARTAAARGARVTLIEASTGLPDPAGVDVVRVGTAVQLREAVLKAAPDADVVVMAAAVADFRPGTYVTGKIKKKDGQEPEPIVLIRNPDILAEISADRPRLGQVVVGFAAETDDVLANGRAKLARKGCDLLVVNEVGERKTFGSEENEAVVLGADGSETPVPHGPKEALAETVWDLVASRLD is encoded by the coding sequence GTGGGCAAGCCGAAGGTCGTTCTGGGGGTCAGCGGCGGCATCGCCGCCTACAAGGCGTGCGAGCTGCTGCGTCGGCTGACCGAGTCCGGGCACGACGTCCGGGTCGTGCCGACCGACTCCGCGCTCCACTTCGTCGGCGCCGCCACCTGGTCCGCGCTCTCCGGCAACCCGGTCTCCACCGAGGTCTGGGAGAGCGTCCACGAGGTGCCACACGTCCGCATCGGCCAGGAGGCCGACCTGGTGGTCGTGGCCCCGGCGACCGCCGACATGCTGGCCAGGGCCGCCCACGGTCTCGCCGACGACCTCCTCACGAACACCCTCCTCACGGCCCGCTGTCCGGTCGTCTTCGCCCCCGCCATGCACACCGAGATGTGGGAGCACCCGGCCACCCAGGAGAACGTGGCCACGCTCCGCCGCCGGGGCGCCCTCGTCATCGACCCCGCCGTGGGCCGGCTGACCGGCGCCGACACCGGCAGGGGCCGGCTGCCCGACCCCGGGGAGATCTTCGAGGTCTGCCGCCGGGTCCTGGCCCGGGGCGTCACCGAGCCGGACCTCGTCGGCCGCCATGTCGTCGTGACCGCCGGCGGCACCCGCGAACCCCTCGACCCGGTCCGCTTCCTCGGCAACCGCTCCTCCGGCAAGCAGGGGTACGCCCTGGCCCGCACGGCTGCCGCGCGGGGCGCCCGGGTCACGCTGATCGAGGCCAGCACCGGGCTGCCGGATCCGGCGGGCGTGGACGTCGTACGGGTCGGCACAGCCGTCCAGTTGCGTGAGGCGGTGCTCAAGGCGGCGCCAGACGCGGATGTCGTGGTGATGGCGGCGGCGGTGGCGGACTTCCGCCCTGGGACGTACGTCACCGGCAAGATCAAGAAGAAGGACGGTCAGGAACCCGAGCCCATCGTCCTCATACGCAATCCGGACATCCTGGCGGAGATCTCGGCCGACCGCCCGCGCCTGGGGCAGGTGGTCGTCGGCTTCGCCGCCGAGACCGACGACGTCCTCGCCAACGGCCGCGCCAAGCTGGCACGCAAGGGGTGCGACCTGCTGGTGGTGAACGAGGTGGGGGAGCGCAAGACCTTCGGCTCCGAGGAGAACGAGGCCGTGGTGCTGGGGGCGGACGGGAGCGAAACCCCGGTGCCCCACGGCCCCAAGGAAGCACTGGCCGAAACGGTGTGGGACCTCGTTGCGAGCCGACTCGACTGA
- the metK gene encoding methionine adenosyltransferase: MSRRLFTSESVTEGHPDKIADQISDAILDALLREDPMSRVAVETLITTGLVHVAGEVTTKAYAPIAQLVRDTILDIGYDSSKKGFDGASCGVSVSIGSQSPDIAQGVDTAYESRVEGASQRQRGDELDRQGAGDQGLMFGYATDETPTLMPLPIFLAHRLSKRLSEVRKNGTIPYLRPDGKTQVTIEYDGDKAVRLDTVVVSSQHASDIDLESLLAPDIREFVVEPELKALLDDGIKLDTEDYRLLVNPTGRFEIGGPMGDAGLTGRKIIIDTYGGMARHGGGAFSGKDPSKVDRSAAYAMRWVAKNVVAAGLASRCEVQVAYAIGKAEPVGLFVETFGTAQVDTDRIEQAIDEVFDLRPAAIIRDLDLLRPIYGQTAAYGHFGRELPEFTWERTDRVDALREAAGL, from the coding sequence GTGTCCCGTCGTCTGTTCACCTCGGAGTCCGTGACCGAGGGCCACCCCGACAAGATCGCCGATCAGATCAGCGATGCCATTCTCGATGCGCTCCTGCGCGAGGACCCCATGTCCCGCGTCGCAGTGGAGACGCTCATCACGACCGGCCTGGTGCACGTGGCCGGAGAGGTCACGACCAAGGCGTACGCGCCGATCGCCCAGCTGGTGCGCGACACGATCCTGGACATCGGCTACGACTCGTCGAAGAAGGGCTTCGACGGAGCGTCCTGCGGTGTGTCGGTGTCGATCGGCTCGCAGTCGCCGGACATCGCGCAGGGTGTCGACACGGCGTACGAGTCCCGGGTGGAGGGGGCGTCCCAGAGGCAACGGGGTGACGAGCTGGACCGTCAGGGCGCGGGTGACCAGGGTCTGATGTTCGGATACGCGACGGACGAGACGCCGACGCTGATGCCGCTGCCGATCTTCCTGGCCCACCGCCTGTCGAAGCGCCTGTCCGAGGTCCGCAAGAACGGCACGATCCCCTACCTGCGTCCCGACGGAAAGACCCAGGTCACCATCGAGTACGACGGCGACAAGGCGGTCCGCCTGGACACGGTCGTCGTCTCCTCCCAGCACGCGAGTGACATCGATCTGGAGTCGCTGCTCGCGCCCGACATCCGCGAGTTCGTGGTGGAGCCGGAGCTCAAGGCCCTTCTGGACGACGGCATCAAGCTGGACACCGAGGACTACCGTCTCCTGGTCAACCCGACCGGCCGTTTCGAGATCGGCGGCCCGATGGGCGACGCCGGCCTGACCGGCCGCAAGATCATCATCGACACGTACGGCGGCATGGCCCGCCACGGCGGCGGCGCCTTCTCCGGCAAGGACCCCTCAAAGGTGGACCGCTCCGCCGCGTACGCGATGCGCTGGGTCGCCAAGAACGTCGTCGCCGCGGGCCTCGCCTCCCGCTGCGAGGTCCAGGTCGCCTACGCCATCGGCAAGGCCGAGCCCGTCGGTCTCTTCGTCGAGACGTTCGGCACCGCCCAGGTCGACACCGACCGGATCGAGCAGGCCATCGACGAGGTCTTCGACCTCCGCCCGGCTGCCATCATCCGCGACCTCGACCTCCTCCGCCCCATTTACGGCCAGACTGCCGCGTACGGCCACTTCGGCCGCGAACTCCCCGAATTCACCTGGGAGCGCACGGATCGCGTCGACGCGCTGCGCGAGGCGGCGGGGCTGTAA
- a CDS encoding primosomal protein N': protein MSGEDGTKDGGAAGDAGPEQLALVREAVRKAEVPRAKPRTWRGAPLAKELPVARVLVDKGVLHLDRYFDYAVPEELDAVAQPGVRVRVRFGAGGRNVRQGRREGGSLIDGFLVERVAASDYAGPLAALAQVVSPEPVLGPALLGLARAVADRYAGSLADVVQLAVPPRHGRAEAVRTDGPPEPPVAPEPGSWLRYGRGAEFVRALADGGAPRAVWTALPGPEWAEEIGRAVQATLASGRGALVVVPAGRPAARVDEALRELLGEGRHALLTAEAGQERRYREWLSVRRGAVRAVVGTRAAMFAPVRELGLVVIWDDGDTGHSDDNAPFPHVREVLELRASRDRCAFLLGSWSCTVEAAQLVQSGWAAPIVAGREQVRAAAPLVRTVGDGELARDEAARAARLPSLAWQVARDGLRDGPVLVQVPRRGYVPRMACARCREPARCRHCAGPLEAQDGAGALLCGWCGREEAGWHCPECGGYRLRAQVVGARRTAEELGRAFPAVPVRTSGREHVLDTVPGTPALVVSTPGAEPVAEGGYAAALLLDGWAMLGRPDLRAGEDALRRWIGAAALVRNQGAGGTVVVVAEPTLRPVQALVRWDPVGHAVRELAERAELGFPPVSRMAAVSGTPQAVAEFLSAVELPPDAEVLGPVHVAAPGAGGGAPAAVGRARQVGAPPTEEQWERALVRVPPGSGAALAGALKRAQAARMARGGSEGARVWIRVDPLDIG, encoded by the coding sequence GTGAGCGGCGAGGACGGGACGAAGGACGGCGGCGCGGCGGGGGACGCGGGGCCGGAGCAGCTCGCGCTCGTTCGGGAGGCGGTCAGGAAGGCCGAGGTGCCGCGGGCGAAGCCGCGGACCTGGCGGGGGGCGCCGCTGGCGAAGGAGTTGCCCGTCGCTCGGGTGCTGGTCGACAAGGGTGTGCTGCATCTCGATCGGTACTTCGACTATGCCGTGCCGGAGGAGTTGGACGCTGTTGCCCAGCCCGGGGTCCGGGTTCGGGTGCGGTTCGGGGCCGGGGGGCGGAATGTCAGGCAAGGGCGGCGGGAGGGAGGCTCGCTGATCGACGGGTTTCTCGTCGAGCGGGTCGCCGCATCGGACTACGCCGGGCCGTTGGCCGCGCTCGCGCAGGTCGTGTCGCCGGAGCCGGTGCTGGGGCCCGCGCTGCTGGGCCTGGCGCGGGCCGTGGCGGACCGGTATGCGGGGAGTCTCGCGGACGTGGTGCAGTTGGCCGTGCCGCCCCGGCACGGTCGGGCGGAGGCCGTGCGGACGGATGGGCCGCCGGAGCCTCCGGTCGCACCCGAGCCCGGGTCCTGGCTGCGGTACGGGCGGGGTGCGGAGTTTGTGCGGGCGCTGGCCGACGGGGGTGCGCCTCGGGCCGTGTGGACCGCGTTGCCGGGGCCGGAGTGGGCCGAGGAGATCGGGCGGGCCGTGCAGGCGACACTGGCTTCGGGGCGAGGGGCGCTCGTCGTCGTACCGGCCGGGCGGCCCGCCGCTCGGGTCGACGAGGCACTCAGGGAGCTGCTGGGGGAGGGACGGCACGCGCTGCTGACCGCCGAGGCGGGGCAGGAGCGGCGGTACCGGGAGTGGCTGTCCGTGCGGCGCGGGGCCGTGCGGGCCGTGGTCGGGACCCGGGCGGCGATGTTCGCCCCGGTGCGAGAGCTCGGACTGGTAGTCATCTGGGACGACGGCGACACCGGCCACAGTGATGACAACGCCCCTTTCCCGCATGTGCGGGAGGTGCTGGAGCTGCGGGCCTCCCGGGACAGGTGCGCCTTCCTGCTGGGGAGTTGGAGTTGTACCGTCGAGGCCGCCCAGCTCGTCCAGAGCGGATGGGCCGCGCCGATCGTCGCCGGGAGAGAGCAGGTACGGGCCGCCGCGCCCCTGGTGCGGACCGTGGGGGACGGAGAGCTCGCGCGGGACGAGGCGGCTCGGGCGGCGCGGTTGCCGAGCCTTGCCTGGCAGGTCGCGAGAGACGGGCTGCGGGACGGGCCCGTGCTCGTGCAGGTGCCCCGGCGGGGATATGTGCCCCGGATGGCCTGTGCGCGGTGCAGGGAGCCCGCACGCTGCCGGCACTGCGCGGGGCCGTTGGAGGCGCAGGACGGCGCCGGGGCCCTGCTGTGCGGGTGGTGCGGGCGCGAGGAGGCCGGCTGGCACTGCCCGGAGTGCGGGGGCTACCGGCTGCGGGCCCAGGTCGTGGGGGCACGGCGGACCGCCGAGGAACTGGGGCGGGCCTTTCCGGCCGTGCCCGTACGGACCTCCGGGCGGGAGCACGTGCTGGACACCGTGCCGGGGACGCCCGCGCTGGTCGTGAGTACGCCGGGGGCCGAGCCGGTCGCCGAGGGCGGGTACGCGGCTGCCCTGCTGCTCGACGGGTGGGCCATGCTCGGACGGCCCGATCTGCGGGCCGGCGAGGACGCGTTGCGGCGCTGGATCGGTGCTGCCGCGCTCGTACGGAACCAGGGGGCCGGCGGCACGGTTGTCGTGGTGGCGGAGCCGACCCTGCGGCCCGTGCAGGCGCTCGTGCGGTGGGATCCGGTCGGGCACGCGGTGCGGGAACTCGCGGAGCGGGCGGAGCTGGGGTTTCCGCCGGTGTCGCGGATGGCCGCCGTGTCCGGGACGCCCCAGGCCGTGGCCGAGTTCCTGAGCGCGGTCGAACTGCCGCCTGATGCCGAGGTCTTGGGGCCCGTCCACGTGGCTGCGCCGGGAGCCGGGGGTGGCGCACCCGCGGCTGTGGGGAGGGCGCGACAGGTGGGGGCGCCGCCGACGGAGGAGCAGTGGGAGCGGGCGCTCGTTCGGGTGCCGCCGGGGAGCGGGGCGGCGTTGGCCGGTGCGTTGAAGAGGGCGCAGGCGGCGCGGATGGCACGTGGGGGGAGCGAGGGGGCACGGGTGTGGATTCGGGTGGATCCACTGGACATCGGGTGA
- the fmt gene encoding methionyl-tRNA formyltransferase, translating to MKLVFAGTPEVAVPALDALIASGRHEVAAVVTRPDAPAGRGRRLVASPVAQRAEEAGIEVLKPNRPRDEAFLARLREIAPDCCPVVAYGALLPRVALDVPAHGWVNLHFSLLPAWRGAAPVQHSIMAGDEITGASTFLIEEGLDSGPVYGTVTEEIRPTDTSGDLLTRLAFAGAGLLAATMDGIEDGTLKAVPQPADGITPAPKITVEDARIDWATPALRVDRVVRGCTPAPGAWTTFRDERLKLIQVVPVPERTDLAPGALDVGKNNVYVGTGSYAVELLWVQAQGKKPMRAADWARGVRIASGELVGD from the coding sequence ATGAAGCTTGTCTTCGCTGGTACCCCAGAGGTCGCTGTCCCTGCGCTGGACGCGTTGATCGCGTCGGGGAGGCATGAGGTGGCCGCTGTCGTGACGCGGCCGGACGCGCCGGCGGGGCGGGGGCGGCGGCTGGTCGCGAGCCCCGTGGCGCAGCGGGCGGAGGAGGCGGGAATCGAGGTGCTGAAGCCGAACCGGCCGCGGGACGAGGCGTTTCTCGCGCGGCTCCGGGAGATCGCGCCCGACTGCTGTCCGGTCGTCGCGTACGGAGCCCTGCTGCCGCGGGTCGCCCTCGATGTGCCCGCCCACGGGTGGGTCAACCTGCACTTCTCCCTGCTGCCCGCCTGGCGGGGCGCAGCCCCCGTGCAGCACTCGATCATGGCGGGGGACGAGATCACCGGGGCCTCCACGTTCCTCATCGAGGAGGGGCTCGACTCCGGGCCCGTCTACGGGACGGTCACGGAGGAGATCCGGCCGACGGACACGAGCGGTGATCTGCTGACCCGGCTCGCCTTCGCGGGGGCTGGGCTGCTCGCCGCCACGATGGACGGGATCGAGGACGGGACGCTGAAGGCCGTGCCGCAGCCCGCCGACGGGATCACCCCGGCGCCGAAGATCACCGTGGAGGACGCCCGGATCGACTGGGCCACGCCCGCGCTGCGCGTCGACCGGGTGGTGCGCGGGTGCACGCCCGCGCCGGGGGCCTGGACCACGTTCCGCGACGAGCGGCTGAAGCTCATCCAGGTCGTGCCGGTGCCCGAGCGGACCGATCTCGCCCCTGGCGCGCTCGACGTCGGCAAGAACAACGTGTACGTGGGCACCGGGTCGTACGCCGTGGAACTGCTCTGGGTGCAGGCACAGGGCAAGAAGCCGATGCGGGCGGCCGACTGGGCACGCGGAGTGCGCATCGCCTCCGGCGAGCTCGTCGGAGACTGA
- a CDS encoding transcription antitermination factor NusB: MSEQSRRPRKPAKPYRRPQKDPVRMLAFEALRAVDERDAYANLVLPPLLRRAREREGPDTFDGRDAALATELVYGTLRRQGTYDAVIAECVDRPLREVDPPVLDVLSLGVHQLLGTRIPTHAAVSASVDLARVVLGDGRAKFVNAVLRKVAQHDLAGWLERAAPPYDDDPEDHLAVVHSHPRWVVSALWDSLGGGRAGIEELLEADNERPEVTLVARPGRSTTEELLVEESAVPGRWSPYAVRLSEGGEPGAVDAVREGRAGVQDEGSQLVALALAHAPVEGPDRAWLDGCAGPGGKAALLAALAAERGAVLLASEKQPHRAGLVAKALDGNPGPYQVIAADGTRPPWRPGAFDRVLMDVPCTGLGALRRRPEARWRRRPEDLERFAPLQRALLRTALESVRVGGVVGYATCSPHLAETRAVVDDVLKQYGGAAGLIDARPLLEGVPALGEGPDVQLWPHLHGTDAMYLALIRRVA, encoded by the coding sequence GTGAGTGAGCAGTCCCGTCGTCCGCGTAAGCCGGCCAAGCCGTACCGTCGCCCCCAGAAGGACCCCGTCCGCATGCTCGCCTTCGAGGCGTTGCGGGCCGTGGACGAACGGGACGCGTACGCGAACCTCGTTCTGCCGCCGCTGCTGCGCAGGGCGCGGGAGAGGGAGGGGCCCGACACGTTCGACGGGCGGGACGCGGCGCTGGCGACCGAGCTGGTGTACGGGACCTTGCGGCGGCAGGGGACGTACGACGCCGTCATCGCGGAGTGCGTGGACCGGCCGTTGCGTGAGGTCGACCCGCCGGTGCTGGATGTGCTGAGCCTCGGCGTGCATCAGTTGCTGGGGACGCGGATTCCCACCCATGCCGCCGTCTCCGCCTCCGTCGATCTCGCGCGGGTCGTGCTCGGGGACGGGCGGGCCAAGTTCGTGAACGCCGTGTTGCGCAAGGTCGCGCAGCACGACCTCGCCGGGTGGCTGGAGCGGGCCGCGCCGCCCTACGACGACGATCCGGAGGATCACCTCGCCGTCGTGCACTCGCATCCCCGCTGGGTCGTCTCCGCCCTGTGGGACTCCCTCGGCGGCGGGCGCGCCGGCATCGAGGAACTGCTGGAGGCCGACAACGAACGGCCCGAGGTGACGCTGGTCGCCCGGCCCGGACGGTCCACCACCGAGGAACTGCTCGTGGAGGAGTCCGCGGTGCCGGGGCGCTGGTCGCCGTACGCCGTGCGGCTCTCGGAAGGCGGTGAGCCGGGCGCCGTCGACGCCGTACGCGAAGGCCGTGCGGGTGTCCAGGACGAGGGCAGCCAGCTCGTGGCGCTCGCTCTCGCCCATGCCCCGGTGGAGGGGCCCGACAGGGCGTGGCTCGACGGGTGTGCCGGGCCCGGCGGCAAGGCCGCGCTGCTCGCCGCCCTCGCCGCCGAGCGCGGGGCCGTGCTGCTCGCCTCCGAGAAGCAGCCGCACCGCGCGGGACTGGTCGCGAAGGCGCTGGACGGCAACCCCGGGCCGTATCAGGTGATCGCGGCGGACGGCACCCGTCCGCCCTGGCGGCCGGGTGCGTTCGATCGGGTGCTGATGGACGTGCCCTGTACGGGGCTGGGGGCCCTGCGGCGGCGGCCCGAGGCCCGTTGGCGGCGGCGTCCCGAGGACCTGGAGAGGTTCGCCCCGCTCCAGCGCGCGCTGCTGCGGACCGCGCTGGAGTCCGTACGGGTCGGCGGTGTCGTCGGCTACGCGACCTGCTCGCCGCACCTTGCCGAGACCCGCGCGGTCGTCGACGACGTGCTCAAGCAGTACGGCGGCGCGGCCGGCCTCATCGACGCGCGGCCCCTGCTGGAAGGAGTACCGGCGCTGGGCGAGGGGCCCGACGTACAGCTGTGGCCGCATCTGCACGGGACGGACGCCATGTATCTGGCCCTCATTCGCCGGGTCGCATAG
- a CDS encoding MMPL family transporter: MNGDRGIGHLVCGRRTKWAVLVLWLVVLLLTAPFASKLTDAQDNDAASWLPGSAESTQVLEISEGFRPEQIPAVVVYARESGLTAEDRSRIEADVRELRELRDHGIFGAETRGPLYDRESDPRAAQVHVPIAMDEKGWERIAPAVDSIREYVGEGGDGLAVHITGPGGMSADFSEAFEGIDSTLLLAAMTVVIVMLLLTYRSPTLLLVPLLTVIAALSTAQALIYLLAEHAGLTVNGQSAGILTVLVFGAGTDYALLLVARYREELRRHEDRHEAMALALHRAGPAVLASGATVVLSMLVLLAAEMNSTRGLGPVAAIGVAVALLAMTTLFPALLVIFSRWIFWPVIPHLGDADPTERGVWARMGRRFARRPRMVWVATAAALALCSLGLIQLRAEGIGNADAFTGTRDSVVGQEVSARYFPAGSGDPLVIISNQGQAQDVGRVVAETDGVVADSLGRPPGTEPVHEGKVLFEATLSDPADSEAAKQTVERVRDAVHDVPGADAQVGGGTAALLDMDKATTRDNMLVIPLVLVVVLLILCALLRALIAPLLLIATVILSFAAALGISALAFRYLFDYAGESTDFPLFVFVFLVALGIDYNIFLTTRIREEATHQGTRKGVVTGLATTGAVITSAGLVLAGTFAALGTLPLVAFAEIGFAVALGVLLDTFVVRSVLVTALFLDVGPKVWWPHRLAHEDGGTQPPEEPVGSAAGPEAQGHARAEGLPGADGRRAMRPGE; the protein is encoded by the coding sequence ATGAACGGGGACCGGGGCATCGGGCACCTTGTGTGCGGGCGGCGGACCAAGTGGGCCGTGCTGGTGCTGTGGCTGGTGGTGCTCTTGCTGACCGCGCCGTTCGCGTCGAAGCTGACCGACGCCCAGGACAACGACGCGGCCTCCTGGCTGCCGGGCTCGGCCGAGTCCACGCAGGTCCTGGAGATCTCCGAGGGTTTCCGGCCGGAGCAGATCCCGGCGGTGGTCGTCTACGCCCGCGAGAGCGGCCTCACGGCCGAGGACCGGTCGCGGATCGAGGCGGACGTACGGGAGCTCAGGGAACTGCGCGACCACGGCATCTTCGGCGCCGAGACCCGCGGCCCCCTCTACGACCGTGAGTCCGACCCCCGGGCCGCTCAGGTCCATGTGCCGATCGCGATGGACGAGAAGGGCTGGGAACGGATCGCGCCGGCGGTCGACTCGATCCGGGAGTACGTCGGGGAGGGCGGCGACGGGCTCGCCGTGCACATCACGGGTCCGGGCGGTATGTCCGCCGACTTCTCGGAGGCGTTCGAGGGCATCGACTCCACGCTGCTGTTGGCGGCGATGACCGTCGTCATCGTGATGCTTCTGCTGACCTACCGCAGTCCGACACTGCTCCTTGTGCCGCTGCTCACGGTCATCGCCGCCCTGTCCACGGCCCAGGCACTGATCTATCTGCTGGCGGAGCACGCCGGCCTGACCGTGAACGGCCAGAGCGCGGGCATCCTCACCGTCCTCGTCTTCGGCGCGGGCACCGACTACGCCCTGCTGCTCGTGGCCCGCTACCGCGAGGAACTGCGCCGTCACGAGGACCGTCACGAGGCGATGGCCCTGGCCCTGCACCGCGCGGGCCCGGCGGTACTCGCGTCCGGCGCCACGGTCGTCCTGAGCATGCTGGTGCTGCTGGCCGCCGAGATGAACTCGACAAGGGGGCTGGGCCCGGTGGCGGCGATCGGCGTCGCGGTCGCCCTCCTCGCGATGACGACCCTGTTCCCCGCCCTGCTGGTGATCTTCAGCCGCTGGATCTTCTGGCCGGTGATCCCGCACCTGGGCGACGCCGACCCCACCGAGCGTGGTGTGTGGGCCCGTATGGGCCGCCGTTTCGCCCGCCGCCCCCGGATGGTCTGGGTCGCCACGGCCGCCGCCCTCGCCCTGTGCTCGCTGGGCCTGATCCAGTTGCGCGCGGAGGGCATCGGCAACGCGGACGCCTTCACCGGCACACGGGACTCCGTCGTCGGCCAGGAGGTCTCCGCGCGCTACTTCCCGGCGGGCAGCGGCGACCCCCTCGTGATCATCAGCAACCAGGGGCAGGCCCAGGATGTGGGCCGCGTGGTCGCCGAGACGGACGGCGTCGTAGCAGACTCCCTCGGCCGCCCTCCCGGCACCGAACCGGTCCACGAAGGCAAGGTCCTCTTCGAGGCCACCCTGTCCGACCCCGCCGACAGCGAGGCCGCGAAGCAGACCGTGGAGCGGGTCCGCGACGCCGTCCACGACGTGCCCGGCGCCGACGCCCAGGTGGGCGGCGGTACGGCGGCCCTGCTGGACATGGACAAGGCGACGACCCGCGACAACATGCTGGTCATCCCGTTGGTGCTGGTCGTGGTCCTGCTGATCCTCTGTGCCCTGCTCCGCGCCCTGATCGCCCCCCTCCTGCTGATCGCGACGGTGATCCTGTCCTTCGCCGCAGCGCTGGGCATCAGCGCGCTCGCCTTCCGGTATCTGTTCGACTACGCGGGCGAGTCGACGGACTTCCCGCTGTTCGTCTTCGTGTTCCTGGTCGCCCTGGGCATCGACTACAACATCTTCCTGACCACCCGTATCCGCGAGGAGGCCACACACCAGGGCACCCGCAAGGGAGTGGTGACGGGCCTGGCAACCACGGGCGCGGTCATCACCTCGGCCGGCCTGGTCCTGGCCGGCACCTTCGCCGCCCTCGGCACCCTCCCCCTGGTCGCCTTCGCCGAGATCGGCTTCGCCGTCGCCCTGGGCGTCCTCCTCGACACCTTCGTCGTACGCTCCGTCCTGGTCACCGCCCTGTTCCTGGACGTCGGCCCGAAGGTGTGGTGGCCACACCGGCTGGCCCACGAGGACGGGGGCACACAGCCGCCGGAGGAACCCGTGGGGAGTGCCGCGGGGCCGGAAGCACAGGGCCATGCCAGGGCTGAGGGCCTGCCCGGGGCGGACGGCCGGCGGGCTATGCGACCCGGCGAATGA
- the rpe gene encoding ribulose-phosphate 3-epimerase — protein MAAQINPSILSADFARLADEAKAAEGADWLHVDVMDNHFVPNLTLGVPVVESLARATRTPLDCHLMIEAPDRWAPQYVEAGAGSVTFHAEAAAAPVRLAREIRAKGARASMALKPATPIEPYEDLLPELDMVLIMTVEPGFGGQAFLDIMLPKIRRTRELISKHGLDLWLQVDGGVAASTIERCAEAGADVFVAGSAVYGADDPAEAVRALRAQAESATATAGWACGH, from the coding sequence ATGGCCGCGCAGATCAACCCAAGCATCCTTTCCGCCGACTTCGCCCGTCTCGCCGACGAGGCGAAGGCGGCCGAAGGGGCCGACTGGCTCCATGTCGACGTGATGGACAACCATTTCGTCCCGAACCTCACGCTAGGTGTGCCGGTCGTGGAGTCCCTGGCCCGTGCGACTCGGACGCCGCTGGACTGCCATCTGATGATCGAGGCCCCTGATCGATGGGCGCCCCAGTACGTGGAAGCGGGTGCCGGTTCCGTCACCTTCCACGCCGAGGCCGCCGCCGCGCCCGTGCGGCTCGCCCGCGAGATCCGGGCCAAGGGGGCCAGGGCCTCCATGGCGCTCAAGCCCGCGACGCCGATCGAACCGTACGAGGACCTGCTGCCCGAACTCGACATGGTGCTGATCATGACGGTCGAACCGGGCTTCGGAGGCCAGGCATTTCTCGACATCATGCTCCCCAAGATCCGCCGGACCCGCGAGTTGATCAGCAAGCACGGCCTCGACCTGTGGCTTCAGGTCGACGGCGGCGTCGCCGCGTCCACCATCGAGCGCTGCGCCGAGGCGGGCGCCGACGTCTTCGTCGCCGGTTCCGCGGTGTACGGGGCGGACGATCCGGCCGAGGCGGTGCGTGCGCTGCGGGCCCAGGCGGAGTCCGCGACGGCGACGGCCGGCTGGGCCTGCGGCCACTGA
- a CDS encoding barstar family protein: MSDSTLAEALAVGGWVHIELDLGGVVDKPAFMDRCARALDLPEHFGRNWDALADFLTDLSWAPPARGRLLVVTDWREYAGAEPNDWSIAQEVFAEAADHWKRTASELKVVLALGGAA; this comes from the coding sequence ATGAGTGACAGCACGCTCGCCGAGGCGCTGGCCGTCGGCGGCTGGGTGCACATCGAGCTGGACCTGGGCGGCGTCGTGGACAAGCCCGCCTTCATGGACCGCTGCGCCCGCGCCCTCGACCTGCCCGAACACTTCGGCCGCAACTGGGACGCCCTCGCCGACTTCCTCACCGACCTGTCGTGGGCGCCGCCCGCGCGGGGACGGCTGCTCGTGGTCACCGACTGGCGGGAGTACGCGGGAGCCGAGCCGAACGACTGGAGCATCGCCCAGGAGGTCTTCGCCGAGGCCGCGGACCACTGGAAGCGCACCGCGAGCGAGCTGAAGGTGGTCCTGGCGCTGGGCGGGGCCGCATAG